One stretch of Bradyrhizobium canariense DNA includes these proteins:
- a CDS encoding extracellular solute-binding protein yields MMSLSRRHVLGLGVGALGAMRFRPATAATDGNAEVHGISVFGDLKYPADFKHFDYVNIAAPKGGVFSFIPSQRAFNQSFLTFNSLNAYILKGEGAQGMDMTFATLMARANDEPDAMYGLVAKSVQISADKTSYRFTLRPEARFHDGSKLTAHDAAFSLTTLKAKGHPLILTQMRDMMKAEAVDDATLVVTFAEKRARDVPLFVVSLPIFSQAYYATRPFDESTLDTPLGSGPYKVGKFEVNRYIEFERVKDWWAADLPVNRGSYNFDIVRYEFYRDRDVAFEGFTAKNYLFREEFTARVWATRYDFPAVKDGRVKLETLPDDTPSGGQGWFMNTRREQFRDPRVREALIQAFDFEWTNKSIMYGAYKRTVSPFQNSDMVAEGPPSPEELKLLEPFRGKVPDEVFGMPFVPPVSDGSGQDRTLLRKASQLLQDAGFVIKDGKRLLPNGEAFKIEFLSDDPTFQPHHGPFIKNLGTLGIDATLRIVDPVQYRARVEDFDFDITVERLPALATPGDAVRPFFSSQAAATKGSYNLAGISDPVIDALIEKILAADNRADLTIVCRAFDRVFRAGRYWVPQWYRATHPIAYWDVFSHTEKPPRYAQGVGAPENWWSDPTKVAKVEQAK; encoded by the coding sequence ATAATGTCGCTCTCGCGCCGGCATGTGCTCGGGCTTGGCGTCGGCGCACTGGGTGCCATGCGGTTTCGGCCTGCGACGGCCGCGACCGACGGCAATGCGGAAGTTCACGGGATATCGGTGTTCGGCGACCTGAAATATCCCGCCGACTTCAAGCATTTCGACTATGTCAACATCGCGGCGCCGAAAGGGGGAGTGTTCTCATTCATTCCCTCGCAGCGCGCTTTCAACCAGTCGTTCCTTACGTTCAATTCGCTTAACGCCTACATCCTGAAGGGTGAAGGCGCGCAGGGCATGGACATGACCTTTGCGACGCTGATGGCGCGCGCGAACGACGAGCCGGATGCGATGTACGGTCTCGTTGCCAAGTCGGTACAGATATCGGCTGACAAGACCAGCTATCGCTTCACCTTGCGTCCGGAGGCGAGGTTTCACGACGGCTCAAAACTGACGGCGCATGACGCCGCCTTCTCGCTGACCACGCTGAAGGCAAAGGGTCATCCCCTCATTCTGACGCAGATGCGCGACATGATGAAGGCCGAAGCGGTCGATGACGCCACGCTGGTTGTTACCTTCGCCGAAAAGCGCGCGCGCGACGTACCGCTTTTCGTTGTCAGCCTGCCGATATTCTCACAAGCCTATTACGCGACGCGGCCGTTCGACGAATCGACGCTCGATACGCCGCTGGGATCGGGGCCGTACAAGGTCGGCAAGTTCGAGGTCAATCGCTACATCGAGTTCGAACGGGTAAAGGACTGGTGGGCTGCCGACCTTCCAGTCAACCGCGGAAGCTACAATTTCGATATCGTGCGGTACGAGTTCTACCGGGATCGCGATGTTGCCTTCGAAGGCTTCACCGCGAAGAACTATCTGTTCCGTGAGGAGTTCACCGCGCGGGTATGGGCGACGCGCTATGATTTTCCGGCGGTCAAGGATGGCCGGGTGAAGCTCGAAACATTGCCCGACGATACGCCGTCAGGTGGCCAGGGCTGGTTCATGAATACCCGCCGTGAGCAGTTCAGGGATCCGCGGGTACGCGAAGCGCTGATCCAGGCGTTCGATTTCGAATGGACCAACAAAAGCATCATGTACGGCGCCTACAAGCGCACTGTTTCCCCGTTCCAGAATTCGGACATGGTGGCGGAGGGACCGCCGTCGCCGGAAGAGCTCAAGCTGCTCGAGCCGTTTCGCGGCAAGGTACCGGACGAGGTGTTCGGGATGCCGTTCGTGCCGCCGGTGTCTGACGGATCGGGCCAGGACAGGACGCTGCTGCGCAAGGCGTCGCAATTGTTGCAGGACGCCGGGTTCGTCATCAAGGACGGCAAGCGACTATTGCCAAATGGAGAGGCGTTCAAGATCGAGTTTTTAAGCGACGATCCCACGTTTCAGCCGCACCATGGGCCCTTCATCAAGAATCTCGGCACGCTGGGGATCGACGCCACGTTGCGGATTGTCGATCCCGTGCAATACCGGGCTCGGGTAGAGGATTTCGACTTTGACATCACCGTCGAGCGGCTGCCGGCGCTGGCGACGCCAGGGGACGCTGTGCGGCCATTCTTCTCATCGCAGGCCGCCGCGACCAAGGGCTCTTATAACCTTGCCGGGATCTCCGATCCCGTGATTGACGCGCTGATCGAAAAAATTCTCGCCGCCGACAACCGCGCCGATCTGACGATCGTGTGTCGTGCCTTCGACCGGGTGTTTCGTGCCGGACGCTATTGGGTGCCGCAATGGTATCGCGCCACACACCCGATCGCCTATTGGGATGTTTTCTCTCATACGGAAAAACCGCCGCGTTACGCGCAGGGCGTCGGCGCGCCGGAAAACTGGTGGTCCGATCCGACCAAGGTCGCCAAGGTCGAGCAGGCGAAATAG
- a CDS encoding extracellular solute-binding protein: MAITRRHLLQSAASTVIAPALGAAAGFPAINSAHAQSTASEPAWRHALSLFGDVKYPADVKHFDYVNPDAPKGGMVRQISIGTFDNFNIAVSGVKGKIAPAIGLIYETLTSGAQDEIATYYGLLAESFAYPDDFSWAKYRLRKEARWQDGKPVTPEDVLFSLEVLRKYNPMYSAYYRHVAKAEKTGEGEVTFTFDSPGNRELPTIVGEITVLPKHWWEGVDSDGKKRDISATTLEKPLGSGPYRIKDFTAGRSVVLERVKDYWGANLPVQVGTNNFDEQRFEFFRDNLVALEAFKADQADWILENSAKQWATAYDFPAVAEKRVIKEQFPMRSVGRMQGFIFNLRRDLFKDVRLRRAFNYAFDFEEMNKQLFYGAYKRINSYFSGTDLASSGLPEGQELQILETVRDKVPAEVFTTPYTNPVGGNPEAVRANLREGVRLLKEAGFEIKDGKLVDASGKPVSVEFLTSEPPMERLMLFYKPSLERLGITVSIRTIDDAQYENRLRNFDFDIVTDVWAQSLSPGNEQRDFFGSQSADSPGGKNTPGIKNPAVDALIDRIIFAKNRTELVAACKALDRVLLWNFYVVPQYGTDSWNFARWDRFSHAEPLPKYAISGFPTVWWWDAEKAAKVGKA; encoded by the coding sequence TTGGCAATTACCCGACGACACCTTTTGCAGAGCGCAGCCTCCACCGTGATCGCCCCGGCACTGGGAGCAGCAGCAGGTTTTCCTGCGATCAACTCGGCGCATGCGCAATCGACGGCAAGCGAGCCGGCCTGGCGTCACGCGTTGTCGCTGTTCGGGGACGTCAAATATCCGGCCGACGTCAAGCACTTCGACTACGTCAATCCGGATGCCCCCAAGGGCGGCATGGTGCGCCAGATCTCGATCGGCACCTTTGATAATTTCAACATCGCCGTGTCGGGCGTGAAGGGCAAAATCGCGCCGGCGATCGGGCTGATCTACGAAACCCTGACCAGCGGGGCGCAGGACGAGATCGCGACCTATTACGGTTTGCTGGCCGAATCGTTCGCCTATCCCGACGATTTCTCGTGGGCCAAATACCGGTTGCGCAAGGAGGCGCGCTGGCAGGACGGCAAACCGGTGACCCCGGAAGACGTGCTCTTTTCGCTCGAGGTCTTGCGGAAATACAATCCGATGTATTCCGCCTACTACCGTCACGTCGCCAAAGCGGAGAAAACCGGCGAAGGCGAGGTCACGTTCACCTTCGACTCCCCGGGAAACCGCGAATTGCCGACGATCGTCGGCGAAATCACGGTGTTGCCCAAGCATTGGTGGGAGGGCGTCGACAGCGACGGCAAGAAGCGCGACATCTCCGCAACCACGCTGGAAAAGCCGCTTGGCTCCGGTCCTTATCGGATCAAGGATTTTACGGCCGGCCGCTCGGTCGTGCTCGAGCGCGTGAAGGATTACTGGGGCGCCAATCTGCCGGTGCAGGTCGGCACCAATAATTTTGATGAGCAGCGATTCGAATTCTTCCGCGACAATCTCGTGGCGCTGGAGGCCTTCAAGGCTGACCAGGCGGACTGGATCCTGGAGAACTCGGCCAAGCAATGGGCGACGGCCTATGACTTTCCGGCGGTCGCCGAGAAGCGCGTCATCAAGGAACAATTCCCGATGCGCAGCGTGGGCCGGATGCAAGGCTTCATCTTCAATCTGCGCCGCGATCTGTTCAAGGACGTGCGGCTGCGGCGCGCCTTCAACTATGCTTTCGATTTCGAGGAGATGAACAAGCAGTTGTTCTACGGCGCGTATAAGCGGATCAACAGCTACTTCTCAGGCACCGATCTTGCGAGCTCCGGCCTTCCTGAAGGTCAGGAGTTGCAAATCCTGGAAACCGTACGCGACAAGGTTCCGGCCGAGGTCTTCACGACGCCCTACACGAATCCGGTCGGCGGCAACCCGGAAGCCGTGCGCGCTAATTTGCGCGAAGGCGTCAGGCTTCTGAAGGAAGCCGGCTTCGAGATCAAGGACGGCAAGCTGGTCGATGCGTCGGGAAAGCCTGTCAGCGTCGAGTTTTTGACAAGCGAGCCGCCGATGGAACGCTTGATGCTGTTCTACAAACCGTCGCTCGAACGTCTCGGCATCACCGTTTCGATCCGGACCATCGACGATGCTCAGTATGAGAATCGTTTGCGCAATTTCGACTTCGATATCGTTACCGACGTATGGGCGCAGTCGCTGTCACCGGGCAACGAGCAGCGCGACTTCTTCGGATCGCAGTCGGCGGACAGTCCCGGCGGCAAAAACACTCCCGGCATCAAGAATCCCGCGGTCGATGCCCTGATCGATCGCATCATCTTCGCAAAAAATCGCACCGAACTGGTCGCCGCCTGCAAGGCGCTCGATCGGGTGTTGCTGTGGAATTTCTATGTCGTGCCGCAGTACGGCACAGACTCCTGGAATTTCGCGCGCTGGGATCGCTTCAGCCACGCCGAGCCGCTGCCGAAATACGCTATCTCCGGTTTCCCGACGGTGTGGTGGTGGGACGCTGAAAAAGCTGCCAAGGTCGGCAAAGCGTGA
- a CDS encoding 3-deoxy-manno-octulosonate cytidylyltransferase has translation MTENRTLVLIPARMAATRLPGKPLLDIAGLPMIVHVLRSAEAAHIGRVAVATDTPEIAAAVKAHGGEAVMTQADHPSGSDRIYEALRTLDPDGRAEIVVNLQGDFPTIHPDNISSVLGPLADPAVDIATLAAEIHTEEESTNPNVVKVVGSTVSGRRMRALYFTRATAPWGDGPRYHHIGLYAYRRAALERFVALPPSTLERQEKLEQLRALEAGMRIDVTVVDTVPRGVDTPADLETARRILAKT, from the coding sequence ATGACCGAAAACCGCACTTTGGTGCTCATTCCCGCCCGCATGGCGGCCACGCGCCTGCCCGGCAAGCCGCTATTGGACATCGCCGGCCTGCCGATGATCGTCCACGTGCTGCGCAGCGCCGAGGCGGCGCACATTGGCCGCGTCGCGGTCGCCACCGACACGCCGGAAATCGCGGCAGCCGTAAAAGCCCATGGCGGCGAAGCGGTCATGACCCAAGCTGATCACCCCTCCGGGTCGGACCGGATTTACGAGGCGCTTCGTACGCTGGACCCGGATGGCCGCGCCGAAATCGTCGTCAATCTGCAGGGTGACTTTCCGACCATCCACCCCGACAATATCAGCAGCGTGCTGGGCCCCCTCGCCGACCCCGCGGTCGACATCGCGACGCTGGCGGCCGAAATCCATACCGAGGAGGAAAGCACCAATCCGAACGTGGTGAAGGTGGTCGGTTCGACTGTAAGCGGGCGGCGAATGCGCGCGCTCTACTTCACCCGCGCAACCGCGCCTTGGGGCGACGGGCCGCGCTACCACCACATCGGCCTTTATGCCTATCGCCGCGCGGCACTGGAGCGTTTCGTGGCGCTCCCGCCCTCGACACTGGAGCGGCAGGAGAAACTGGAGCAGCTTCGGGCCCTCGAGGCCGGGATGCGGATCGACGTCACCGTGGTCGACACCGTCCCGCGCGGCGTCGACACGCCGGCCGACCTCGAAACCGCCCGGCGCATACTGGCTAAAACCTAG
- a CDS encoding ABC transporter permease encodes MTVIAPPPIETTTQSPLGEAVPMTRHRFSPSPLNRRRWQNFKSNRRGYWSFWIFLILFFISLFAELIANDRPFLIKYDGHLYWPAFVSYPETAFGGDFQTAADYRDPYLQKLIADKGGTILWPLIRYSYDTHNLDLPTPAPSPPTWMLTEAQCKEVVQRKGLKSCRDLEYNWLGTDDQGRDVVARLIYGFRLSVLFGLTLTIISSIIGVAAGGIQGFFGGWIDLTFQRVIEVWTAIPSLYLLLILSSVLVPGFFVLLGILLLFSWVSLVGLVRAEFLRGRNFEYIQAARALGVSNGVIMFRHLLPNAMVATMTFLPFIVSSSVMTLTALDFLGMGLPPGSPSLGELLSQAKANVQAPWLGFTGFFAVAIMLSLLIFIGEAARDAFDPRKTFR; translated from the coding sequence ATGACCGTGATCGCGCCGCCCCCGATCGAAACCACGACGCAATCGCCGCTCGGCGAAGCCGTGCCGATGACGCGCCATCGTTTCAGCCCGTCGCCGCTCAACCGCCGCCGCTGGCAGAACTTCAAATCGAACCGTCGGGGTTACTGGTCGTTCTGGATTTTCCTGATCCTGTTCTTCATTTCGCTGTTCGCCGAGCTGATCGCCAATGATCGGCCGTTCCTGATCAAATATGACGGGCATCTGTATTGGCCGGCCTTCGTCAGCTATCCCGAAACCGCGTTCGGCGGCGATTTTCAGACCGCGGCAGACTATCGCGATCCGTATTTGCAGAAGCTGATCGCGGACAAGGGCGGCACCATCCTCTGGCCGCTGATCCGCTATTCCTACGATACGCACAACCTCGACCTGCCGACGCCGGCGCCATCGCCGCCGACCTGGATGCTGACAGAGGCGCAGTGCAAGGAAGTGGTGCAGCGCAAGGGCCTGAAGAGCTGCCGCGACCTCGAATACAACTGGCTCGGCACCGATGACCAGGGCCGCGATGTGGTCGCGCGCCTGATCTACGGCTTTCGCCTCTCGGTGCTGTTCGGCCTGACGCTCACCATCATCTCGTCGATCATCGGCGTCGCCGCCGGCGGCATCCAGGGCTTTTTCGGCGGCTGGATCGATTTGACGTTCCAGCGCGTGATCGAGGTGTGGACCGCGATTCCTTCGCTGTATCTGCTTTTGATCCTGTCGTCGGTGCTGGTGCCCGGCTTCTTCGTACTGCTCGGCATCCTCTTGCTGTTCTCATGGGTATCGCTGGTTGGTCTGGTGCGGGCGGAATTCCTGCGCGGCCGCAATTTCGAATATATCCAGGCGGCGCGTGCGCTCGGCGTATCCAATGGCGTGATCATGTTCAGGCATCTGTTGCCGAATGCCATGGTCGCGACCATGACGTTCCTGCCATTCATCGTCTCCTCATCGGTGATGACGCTGACCGCGCTCGACTTTCTCGGCATGGGATTGCCGCCGGGCTCGCCATCGCTTGGTGAGTTGCTGTCGCAGGCGAAGGCCAATGTTCAGGCGCCGTGGCTCGGCTTCACCGGCTTTTTCGCGGTCGCCATCATGCTGTCGCTACTGATCTTCATCGGCGAAGCCGCGCGCGACGCCTTCGATCCGCGCAAGACATTCCGATAG
- a CDS encoding c-type cytochrome, with protein sequence MDSFELNKILGAVLGTCLVVLATSFAAGAIFSPVMPEKPGYEIAVKEAAPAGGPEAAAAPTVPIEKLLQTASAEKGAAAAKKCQACHTFEKGGPNRVGPNLYGIVGDKRGEDRGGFNFSAAMKAKGGTWTIDDLNQFITNPKGFIPGTAMGFAGIPKDSERADVIAYLNTLSDNPAPLPTAAK encoded by the coding sequence ATGGACTCCTTCGAACTCAATAAAATTCTGGGCGCCGTTCTGGGCACCTGCCTTGTTGTTTTGGCGACCAGCTTCGCAGCCGGCGCAATTTTCTCGCCCGTGATGCCGGAAAAGCCGGGTTACGAAATCGCGGTGAAGGAAGCGGCGCCCGCCGGCGGCCCGGAAGCCGCGGCCGCACCGACCGTGCCGATCGAGAAACTGTTGCAGACCGCCTCGGCCGAGAAGGGCGCTGCGGCCGCCAAGAAATGTCAGGCCTGCCATACCTTCGAGAAGGGCGGCCCCAACCGCGTCGGTCCGAATCTCTACGGCATCGTCGGCGACAAGAGAGGCGAGGATCGCGGCGGCTTCAATTTCTCTGCCGCCATGAAAGCCAAAGGCGGCACCTGGACCATTGATGACCTCAACCAGTTCATTACCAATCCCAAGGGCTTCATCCCCGGCACCGCGATGGGCTTTGCCGGCATCCCGAAGGATAGCGAGCGCGCCGACGTGATCGCCTATCTCAACACCCTGTCGGACAATCCGGCCCCGCTCCCGACGGCGGCGAAGTAA
- a CDS encoding microcin C ABC transporter permease YejB produces MSAYIARRILLMFPTLLGILFVSFVVVQFAPGGPVERVIAQLSGADTGGTSRISGGGGDFGARGQVNISGDAVGSKYRGAQGLDPEFVKSLEKQFGFDKPAPERFALMVWNFSRFDFGKSYFRDISVLQLIKEKLPVSISLGIWMTLLTYLISIPLGIRKAVQDGSKFDTWTSAVVIIGFAIPGFLFAILLIILFAGGSFFNIFPLRGLTSDGWSHFPWYWKILDYFWHITLPLISMALGAFATMTLLTKNSFLDEIRKQYVMTARAKGCSERQVLYNHVFRNAMLIVIAGFPGAFIHAFFSGSLLIETIFSLDGLGLLGFESVLNRDYPVVFGTLFIFSLVGLVVNLISDLAYMWIDPRIDFEAREV; encoded by the coding sequence ATGAGCGCTTATATCGCCCGCCGGATTCTTCTGATGTTCCCGACGCTGTTGGGCATCCTGTTCGTCTCGTTTGTCGTGGTGCAGTTCGCGCCCGGCGGTCCGGTGGAGCGTGTGATCGCGCAGCTCAGCGGCGCGGATACCGGCGGCACCTCCAGGATTTCGGGCGGCGGTGGCGATTTCGGCGCGCGCGGCCAGGTCAATATATCCGGCGATGCCGTCGGATCGAAGTACCGCGGCGCGCAAGGGCTCGATCCTGAATTCGTCAAGAGCCTGGAAAAACAGTTCGGCTTCGACAAGCCGGCGCCGGAGCGTTTCGCGCTGATGGTGTGGAATTTCTCGCGCTTCGACTTCGGCAAGAGCTATTTCCGCGATATCAGCGTGCTGCAACTGATCAAGGAGAAGCTGCCGGTTTCGATATCGCTCGGAATCTGGATGACGCTCCTGACCTATCTGATCTCGATTCCGCTCGGCATTCGCAAGGCGGTGCAGGACGGCTCGAAGTTCGATACCTGGACCTCCGCAGTGGTCATCATCGGATTCGCGATACCGGGATTTCTGTTCGCAATTCTGTTGATCATCCTGTTCGCCGGCGGTTCGTTCTTCAATATTTTTCCATTGCGCGGTCTCACCTCGGATGGTTGGTCGCACTTCCCCTGGTACTGGAAAATCCTGGATTATTTCTGGCACATCACGCTGCCGCTGATCTCGATGGCGCTCGGCGCCTTCGCCACCATGACGCTGCTGACCAAGAATTCGTTCCTGGATGAGATCCGCAAACAATATGTGATGACCGCGCGCGCCAAGGGCTGCAGCGAGCGTCAGGTGCTCTACAATCACGTCTTCCGCAATGCCATGCTGATCGTGATCGCCGGTTTTCCGGGCGCCTTCATTCACGCCTTCTTCTCCGGCTCGCTCCTGATCGAAACCATTTTCTCGCTCGATGGCCTGGGCCTGCTCGGTTTCGAAAGCGTGCTGAACCGCGACTATCCGGTGGTGTTCGGAACGCTGTTCATCTTTTCGCTCGTCGGCCTTGTGGTCAATTTGATCTCCGATCTGGCGTATATGTGGATCGATCCGCGGATCGATTTCGAGGCGCGGGAAGTCTGA